A stretch of the Capsicum annuum cultivar UCD-10X-F1 chromosome 8, UCD10Xv1.1, whole genome shotgun sequence genome encodes the following:
- the LOC107839985 gene encoding replication factor C subunit 4-like isoform X2: protein MPISPRTSQILNLRIIEPLASRYAKFRFKPLTEEIMGSRILHTCKEEGLNLDSEALSTLSSISQGDLRRAITYIQGAARLFGSSISAKDLISVSGVIPNEVVQAIFSACRSGNFDLANKEVNNVIAKGYPVSQICMIS from the exons ATGCCGATTTCACCGCGAACTTcacaaattcttaatctaag AATCATAGAGCCACTCGCCTCCAGATATGCGAAGTTTAGATTCAAGCCACTTACAGAAGAAATAATGGGCAGCCGAATATTGCATACGTGTAAAGAGGAAGGTCTTAATCTAGATTCAGAG GCTCTTTCTACCCTCAGTTCCATTTCTCAAGGTGATCTGCGAAGGGCTATAACATACATACAA GGTGCTGCTCGGTTATTTGGATCTTCAATATCAGCAAAGGACCTAATTAGTGTGTCTGGG GTAATCCCAAATGAAGTTGTTCAGGCCATATTCTCAGCTTGCAGAAGTGGCAATTTTGACTTGGCAAACAAAGAAGTGAACAATGTCATTGCAAAAGGATATCCTGTTTCCCAGAT TTGTATGATATCGTAG
- the LOC107839985 gene encoding replication factor C subunit 2-like isoform X1 — protein MPISPRTSQILNLRIIEPLASRYAKFRFKPLTEEIMGSRILHTCKEEGLNLDSEALSTLSSISQGDLRRAITYIQGAARLFGSSISAKDLISVSGVIPNEVVQAIFSACRSGNFDLANKEVNNVIAKGYPVSQMLSRVPVSLYHLILHSIMATFCTNMLLLSVV, from the exons ATGCCGATTTCACCGCGAACTTcacaaattcttaatctaag AATCATAGAGCCACTCGCCTCCAGATATGCGAAGTTTAGATTCAAGCCACTTACAGAAGAAATAATGGGCAGCCGAATATTGCATACGTGTAAAGAGGAAGGTCTTAATCTAGATTCAGAG GCTCTTTCTACCCTCAGTTCCATTTCTCAAGGTGATCTGCGAAGGGCTATAACATACATACAA GGTGCTGCTCGGTTATTTGGATCTTCAATATCAGCAAAGGACCTAATTAGTGTGTCTGGG GTAATCCCAAATGAAGTTGTTCAGGCCATATTCTCAGCTTGCAGAAGTGGCAATTTTGACTTGGCAAACAAAGAAGTGAACAATGTCATTGCAAAAGGATATCCTGTTTCCCAGATGTTGTCTCGGGTCCCAGTATCTTTGTATCATCTCATTTTACATTCAATTATGGCTACATTTTGTACTAATATGCTGCTACTTTCAGTTGTATGA